Proteins from a single region of Apium graveolens cultivar Ventura chromosome 7, ASM990537v1, whole genome shotgun sequence:
- the LOC141671937 gene encoding uncharacterized protein LOC141671937 isoform X4 — MSDASWRSQVTGVADGIGVGVHFNPFITCGDKMYKYGVVRVDDLIQDLLEWKTFYLSGRLQKPVRVLIDKLGIEHKNSVNLKSATSAALLLLPSKFTEEDLYTKICSLSYMGDLRMFFAEDKNKVKKIVQGQYNLFQTMYKSYIEDYASKNLLRFSSSGKNQVDITQDCSLSATSALVSSLPRFIRSEMGIKLGKNTGQSETGRTISEVVTGSRQEAVECMRKIMRKKVMVSSGRQAVAGLLTVGAVHGARYLASKINKAWKSWA, encoded by the exons ATGTCTGATGCGTCTTGGCGGAGCCAG GTTACTGGTGTGGCGGATGGCATTGGTGTTGGGGTACACTTCAACCCATTTATAACTTGCGGGGACAAG ATGTACAAATATGGGGTTGTTCGAGTGGATGACTTGATTCAGGATTTACTTGAATGGAAAACATTTTACTTGAGCGGTCGATTGCAGAAACCT GTCCGTGTGCTTATTGATAAACTGGGCATAGAACATAAAAACTCCGTTAACTTGAAGAGTGCCACTTCCGCTGCTCTCCTTCTTTTGCCATCCAAATTTACCGAG GAAGATCTTTATACCAAAATATGCAGCCTTTCATATATGGGTGACTTGCGCATGTTTTTTGCAGAGGATAAAAACAAG GTGAAGAAGATTGTACAAGGGCAATATAATCTATTCCAAACAATGTACAAGTCATATATAGAAGACTATGCAAGCAAAAATCTGTTGAGATTCTCGTCATCTGGCAAAAACCAAGTGGATATAACCCAG GATTGTAGTTTATCTGCAACCTCTGCTCTTGTTTCTTCGCTTCCTCGTTTCATCAGAAGTGAAATGGGGATAAAGCTAGGAAAAAATACAGGACAGAGCGAGACTG GTCGAACTATATCCGAAGTTGTAACTGGTTCTAGACAAGAGGCTGTTGAATGCATGCGAAAAATCATGCGCAAAAAGGTTATGGTTTCAAGTGGAAGGCAAGCTGTAGCTGGTCTTCTCACAGTTGGAGCTGTTCATGGAGCTAGATATCTTGCAAGTaaaattaacaaggcttggaaaTCTTGGGCATAA
- the LOC141671937 gene encoding uncharacterized protein LOC141671937 isoform X1: MYKYGVVRVDDLIQDLLEWKTFYLSGRLQKPVRVLIDKLGIEHKNSVNLKSATSAALLLLPSKFTEEDLYTKICSLSYMGDLRMFFAEDKNKVKKIVQGQYNLFQTMYKSYIEDYASKNLLRFSSSGKNQVDITQDCSLSATSALVSSLPRFIRSEMGIKLGKNTGQSETGRTISEVVTGSRQEAVECMRKIMRKKVMVSSGRQAVAGLLTVGAVHGARYLASKINKAWKSWA, encoded by the exons ATGTACAAATATGGGGTTGTTCGAGTGGATGACTTGATTCAGGATTTACTTGAATGGAAAACATTTTACTTGAGCGGTCGATTGCAGAAACCT GTCCGTGTGCTTATTGATAAACTGGGCATAGAACATAAAAACTCCGTTAACTTGAAGAGTGCCACTTCCGCTGCTCTCCTTCTTTTGCCATCCAAATTTACCGAG GAAGATCTTTATACCAAAATATGCAGCCTTTCATATATGGGTGACTTGCGCATGTTTTTTGCAGAGGATAAAAACAAG GTGAAGAAGATTGTACAAGGGCAATATAATCTATTCCAAACAATGTACAAGTCATATATAGAAGACTATGCAAGCAAAAATCTGTTGAGATTCTCGTCATCTGGCAAAAACCAAGTGGATATAACCCAG GATTGTAGTTTATCTGCAACCTCTGCTCTTGTTTCTTCGCTTCCTCGTTTCATCAGAAGTGAAATGGGGATAAAGCTAGGAAAAAATACAGGACAGAGCGAGACTG GTCGAACTATATCCGAAGTTGTAACTGGTTCTAGACAAGAGGCTGTTGAATGCATGCGAAAAATCATGCGCAAAAAGGTTATGGTTTCAAGTGGAAGGCAAGCTGTAGCTGGTCTTCTCACAGTTGGAGCTGTTCATGGAGCTAGATATCTTGCAAGTaaaattaacaaggcttggaaaTCTTGGGCATAA
- the LOC141671937 gene encoding uncharacterized protein LOC141671937 isoform X2, with translation MDNDNRPELGGLLKTLPPVDFCFMYGSSLHPNNNDKSSMIDYILGVSNPQQWHSENLQLNRDHYASCLMRLGGARLVTGVADGIGVGVHFNPFITCGDKMYKYGVVRVDDLIQDLLEWKTFYLSGRLQKPVRVLIDKLGIEHKNSVNLKSATSAALLLLPSKFTEEDLYTKICSLSYMGDLRMFFAEDKNKVKKIVQGQYNLFQTMYKSYIEDYASKNLLRFSSSGKNQVDITQDCSLSATSALVSSLPRFIRSEMGIKLGKNTGQSETGRTISEVVTGSRQEAVECMRKIMRKKVMVSSGRQAVAGLLTVGAVHGARYLASKINKAWKSWA, from the exons ATGGACAATGACAATAGACCTGAGCTTGGTGGCTTGCTGAAAACTCTTCCTCCTGTAGATTTCTGCTTCATGTATGGCTCTTCTCTCCATCCGAATAACAATGACAAG TCATCCATGATAGATTACATTCTTGGTGTATCAAATCCTCAACAGTGGCACTCTGAG AATCTGCAACTAAACAGGGACCACTATGCCTCATGTCTGATGCGTCTTGGCGGAGCCAGGCTG GTTACTGGTGTGGCGGATGGCATTGGTGTTGGGGTACACTTCAACCCATTTATAACTTGCGGGGACAAG ATGTACAAATATGGGGTTGTTCGAGTGGATGACTTGATTCAGGATTTACTTGAATGGAAAACATTTTACTTGAGCGGTCGATTGCAGAAACCT GTCCGTGTGCTTATTGATAAACTGGGCATAGAACATAAAAACTCCGTTAACTTGAAGAGTGCCACTTCCGCTGCTCTCCTTCTTTTGCCATCCAAATTTACCGAG GAAGATCTTTATACCAAAATATGCAGCCTTTCATATATGGGTGACTTGCGCATGTTTTTTGCAGAGGATAAAAACAAG GTGAAGAAGATTGTACAAGGGCAATATAATCTATTCCAAACAATGTACAAGTCATATATAGAAGACTATGCAAGCAAAAATCTGTTGAGATTCTCGTCATCTGGCAAAAACCAAGTGGATATAACCCAG GATTGTAGTTTATCTGCAACCTCTGCTCTTGTTTCTTCGCTTCCTCGTTTCATCAGAAGTGAAATGGGGATAAAGCTAGGAAAAAATACAGGACAGAGCGAGACTG GTCGAACTATATCCGAAGTTGTAACTGGTTCTAGACAAGAGGCTGTTGAATGCATGCGAAAAATCATGCGCAAAAAGGTTATGGTTTCAAGTGGAAGGCAAGCTGTAGCTGGTCTTCTCACAGTTGGAGCTGTTCATGGAGCTAGATATCTTGCAAGTaaaattaacaaggcttggaaaTCTTGGGCATAA
- the LOC141672697 gene encoding cationic amino acid transporter 5, which translates to MSSVKQVSDEVQPRSYWRCSKQDFFPEQSFDNWGTYRYALSQTAYRFKDRLLSRSDDANETTELRKQSENDLKRCLTWWDLTWFGFGSVIGAGIFVLTGQECHDHAGPSIVLSYVVSGISAMLSVFCYTEFAIEIPVAGGSFAYLRVELGDFAAFITAANILLESIVGSAAVSRSWTSYFTSLLNKHPNSLRIHTNLTEGYNLLDPIAVAVLAIASAIAMASTRKTSYLNWVASAANTFVILFVLIAGFAHADTSNLTPFFPFGAKGVFQAAAIVYFAYGGFDSIATMAEETRNPSKDIPLGLLGSMSIITVIYCLMALSLPMMQKYSSIDRDAAYSTAFESVGMKWAKYLVALGALKGMTTVLLVGALAQARYTTHIARAHMIPPWFALVHPKTRTPINATLLITICAGCIAFFSSLDVLTALLSISTLFIFMMMAVALLVRRYYSRGVTPKTNLLKLVAFLLVIIASSMGTSAYWGLYPGEWIGYTITVPIWFLGTLGISLLPQQRTPKVWGVPLVPWLPSLSIATNLFLMGSLKASAFMRFGICTVIMLIYYFFFGLHATYDLAHQQQKMDTTRILEEHVVGKEGSNEDSGIA; encoded by the coding sequence ATGAGTTCAGTGAAACAAGTGAGTGATGAGGTCCAACCAAGAAGCTACTGGAGATGTAGCAAACAAGATTTTTTCCCAGAACAATCTTTTGACAACTGGGGCACTTATCGTTATGCATTATCACAAACAGCTTATCGTTTCAAGGACCGGCTTTTAAGCCGATCAGACGATGCAAATGAGACCACTGAGCTTAGAAAACAAAGCGAGAACGACCTCAAAAGATGTCTCACTTGGTGGGATCTTACTTGGTTTGGCTTTGGTTCAGTTATCGGCGCTGGCATTTTTGTACTCACTGGTCAAGAATGTCATGATCATGCCGGACCTTCAATTGTTCTGTCTTATGTTGTTTCTGGTATTTCAGCAATGCTTTCTGTTTTCTGTTACACGGAATTCGCCATTGAAATTCCAGTAGCAGGAGGCTCATTTGCTTACTTGAGGGTAGAATTAGGAGATTTTGCAGCATTTATAACTGCTGCAAATATACTTCTTGAAAGTATTGTTGGCAGTGCTGCAGTTTCAAGATCTTGGACATCTTACTTCACATCACTCCTAAACAAACACCCTAATTCGCTGCGCATACATACAAACCTTACAGAAGGATACAACCTGTTGGATCCAATTGCTGTTGCAGTTCTAGCTATTGCATCAGCTATTGCAATGGCTAGCACTAGAAAAACTTCGTATCTCAATTGGGTAGCATCAGCAGCAAACACTTTTGTAATTCTGTTTGTTCTAATTGCAGGATTTGCTCATGCTGATACATCAAATCTAACACCATTTTTCCCTTTTGGTGCAAAAGGTGTTTTTCAAGCTGCAGCAATTGTGTACTTTGCTTACGGTGGATTTGACAGCATCGCAACAATGGCTGAGGAAACAAGAAATCCATCAAAAGATATACCTCTGGGATTGCTTGGATCAATGTCTATTATAACAGTTATATACTGTCTCATGGCGCTTTCACTTCCCATGATGCAAAAATACTCAAGTATAGACCGTGATGCAGCTTACTCAACTGCATTTGAAAGTGTGGGAATGAAATGGGCAAAATATCTGGTGGCTCTGGGAGCTCTTAAGGGAATGACTACTGTACTTTTAGTAGGTGCACTTGCACAGGCACGTTACACGACTCACATTGCTCGTGCCCATATGATCCCACCTTGGTTTGCCCTTGTTCATCCCAAGACAAGAACCCCTATAAACGCAACACTGTTGATCACAATTTGTGCTGGTTGCATTGCATTCTTTTCCAGCCTCGATGTGCTGACAGCCCTGCTATCTATAAGTACACTTTTCATCTTCATGATGATGGCTGTGGCACTTCTAGTTAGGAGATACTACTCAAGAGGGGTAACTCCtaaaacaaacctcttgaagcTTGTGGCATTTTTGTTAGTAATAATAGCGTCTTCAATGGGAACTTCAGCTTATTGGGGATTGTATCCAGGTGAGTGGATCGGATACACCATCACCGTGCCTATATGGTTTCTGGGTACTCTAGGAATCTCGCTACTGCCACAGCAAAGGACACCAAAAGTGTGGGGAGTTCCACTTGTCCCATGGCTACCATCTTTGAGCATTGCAACAAACTTGTTTCTGATGGGATCATTGAAAGCATCCGCTTTTATGAGATTCGGTATCTGTACGGTTATAATGCTGATTTACTATTTCTTTTTTGGTCTTCATGCAACCTATGATTTGGCTCACCAGCAACAAAAGATGGACACAACAAGGATTCTTGAAGAGCATGTAGTAGGGAAAGAAGGGTCTAACGAGGACTCGGGAATAGCCTAG
- the LOC141671937 gene encoding uncharacterized protein LOC141671937 isoform X3, which yields MYGSSLHPNNNDKSSMIDYILGVSNPQQWHSENLQLNRDHYASCLMRLGGARLVTGVADGIGVGVHFNPFITCGDKMYKYGVVRVDDLIQDLLEWKTFYLSGRLQKPVRVLIDKLGIEHKNSVNLKSATSAALLLLPSKFTEEDLYTKICSLSYMGDLRMFFAEDKNKVKKIVQGQYNLFQTMYKSYIEDYASKNLLRFSSSGKNQVDITQDCSLSATSALVSSLPRFIRSEMGIKLGKNTGQSETGRTISEVVTGSRQEAVECMRKIMRKKVMVSSGRQAVAGLLTVGAVHGARYLASKINKAWKSWA from the exons ATGTATGGCTCTTCTCTCCATCCGAATAACAATGACAAG TCATCCATGATAGATTACATTCTTGGTGTATCAAATCCTCAACAGTGGCACTCTGAG AATCTGCAACTAAACAGGGACCACTATGCCTCATGTCTGATGCGTCTTGGCGGAGCCAGGCTG GTTACTGGTGTGGCGGATGGCATTGGTGTTGGGGTACACTTCAACCCATTTATAACTTGCGGGGACAAG ATGTACAAATATGGGGTTGTTCGAGTGGATGACTTGATTCAGGATTTACTTGAATGGAAAACATTTTACTTGAGCGGTCGATTGCAGAAACCT GTCCGTGTGCTTATTGATAAACTGGGCATAGAACATAAAAACTCCGTTAACTTGAAGAGTGCCACTTCCGCTGCTCTCCTTCTTTTGCCATCCAAATTTACCGAG GAAGATCTTTATACCAAAATATGCAGCCTTTCATATATGGGTGACTTGCGCATGTTTTTTGCAGAGGATAAAAACAAG GTGAAGAAGATTGTACAAGGGCAATATAATCTATTCCAAACAATGTACAAGTCATATATAGAAGACTATGCAAGCAAAAATCTGTTGAGATTCTCGTCATCTGGCAAAAACCAAGTGGATATAACCCAG GATTGTAGTTTATCTGCAACCTCTGCTCTTGTTTCTTCGCTTCCTCGTTTCATCAGAAGTGAAATGGGGATAAAGCTAGGAAAAAATACAGGACAGAGCGAGACTG GTCGAACTATATCCGAAGTTGTAACTGGTTCTAGACAAGAGGCTGTTGAATGCATGCGAAAAATCATGCGCAAAAAGGTTATGGTTTCAAGTGGAAGGCAAGCTGTAGCTGGTCTTCTCACAGTTGGAGCTGTTCATGGAGCTAGATATCTTGCAAGTaaaattaacaaggcttggaaaTCTTGGGCATAA